A window of the Xiashengella succiniciproducens genome harbors these coding sequences:
- the floA gene encoding flotillin-like protein FloA (flotillin-like protein involved in membrane lipid rafts), with amino-acid sequence MESFGTFGLIAIIVVLFFLFLYYVPVVMWFSALVTGVRISLLQLILMRIRKVPPSAIVRAMIEAHKAGLHDVKRDELEAHYLAGGHIERVVHALVSASKANIDLSFKMATAIDLAGRDVFEAVQMSVNPKVIDTPPVSAVAKDGIQLIAKARVTVRANIKQLVGGAGEDTVLARVGEGIVSSIGSAASHKSVLENPDSISKLVLNKGLDAGTAFEILSIDIADIDIGKNIGAELMMDQAEADKNIAQAKAEERRAMAVALEQEMKAKAQEARAKVIEAEAEVPLAMAEAFRNGNLGIMDYVKYKNIEADTAMRESLSKQTPGNKSKKDKDDKIS; translated from the coding sequence ATGGAAAGTTTCGGAACCTTTGGATTAATAGCGATAATAGTTGTCCTATTCTTCCTGTTCCTTTATTATGTACCAGTAGTAATGTGGTTCTCCGCCCTTGTTACCGGAGTTCGCATATCATTGCTTCAGCTGATCCTGATGCGTATCCGGAAGGTTCCGCCATCTGCGATCGTAAGAGCCATGATTGAAGCTCACAAGGCAGGACTACATGATGTCAAGAGAGATGAACTAGAAGCCCACTACCTGGCCGGAGGACATATAGAAAGGGTAGTTCATGCCCTTGTATCTGCATCAAAAGCAAATATCGATCTTAGCTTCAAGATGGCTACTGCCATCGACCTTGCCGGTCGTGACGTATTTGAAGCGGTTCAGATGTCAGTTAACCCCAAAGTTATTGATACTCCTCCGGTATCTGCAGTCGCTAAGGATGGTATCCAACTTATTGCCAAAGCTCGTGTTACTGTTCGTGCCAATATCAAGCAACTTGTTGGTGGTGCCGGTGAAGACACTGTATTGGCCCGTGTAGGTGAAGGTATAGTTTCTTCGATAGGCTCTGCTGCTTCACACAAATCAGTACTTGAAAACCCGGACTCAATATCTAAACTGGTTCTTAATAAAGGGCTTGATGCAGGTACCGCATTCGAGATTCTCTCTATTGATATCGCTGATATCGATATCGGTAAGAACATTGGTGCCGAACTGATGATGGACCAGGCAGAAGCTGATAAGAATATCGCTCAGGCTAAAGCAGAGGAACGACGTGCCATGGCTGTGGCTCTCGAACAGGAAATGAAGGCCAAGGCTCAGGAGGCCCGAGCCAAGGTTATTGAAGCTGAAGCTGAAGTACCTCTGGCAATGGCCGAAGCATTCAGAAACGGCAATCTTGGTATCATGGACTATGTAAAATATAAAAACATAGAAGCAGATACTGCTATGAGAGAATCATTGTCAAAACAAACTCCGGGTAACAAGTCGAAAAAGGATAAGGACGATAAGATATCGTAG
- a CDS encoding NfeD family protein: MTIIILLIITGIFLLILEFVVLPGITIAALGGLAMIGGGIYMAYANYGPQTGHIVLFGTLLLLAITVVLALRSKTWKRFMLHTEIDSNIQTVDENSINVGDTGVTITRLNPVGKARVNEEEIEARFPGGYLDPGTEIEVVKVHKTHIIVKPLN, encoded by the coding sequence ATGACGATAATCATATTGCTTATTATTACAGGGATCTTCCTGCTAATACTTGAATTCGTTGTCCTGCCAGGAATAACCATTGCTGCCTTAGGCGGCCTGGCTATGATAGGCGGCGGCATCTATATGGCCTATGCTAATTATGGACCGCAGACAGGGCATATCGTTTTGTTTGGAACATTATTACTGCTCGCAATCACTGTAGTGCTCGCTCTAAGAAGCAAAACATGGAAGCGATTTATGCTTCATACTGAGATCGACAGTAATATCCAGACTGTGGATGAAAACAGCATCAATGTGGGTGACACGGGCGTAACGATTACAAGGTTAAACCCAGTGGGTAAGGCACGGGTCAACGAAGAGGAGATCGAAGCACGCTTCCCCGGAGGCTACCTGGACCCAGGTACTGAAATCGAAGTTGTCAAAGTTCACAAGACTCACATCATTGTTAAACCTCTAAACTAA
- a CDS encoding ATP-dependent Clp protease adaptor ClpS, protein MAACDQKSEFSNAGKEQLEERTLILHNDDVNTFEHVIRVLQDVCLHNKEQAEQCAVLTHYKGYCEIKRGALVELEQLQQLLSDRELIVTIN, encoded by the coding sequence ATGGCAGCTTGCGACCAAAAAAGTGAGTTCAGTAATGCCGGAAAGGAACAGTTGGAAGAACGAACGCTGATACTTCACAATGACGATGTCAATACCTTTGAACATGTGATCAGGGTATTGCAGGATGTATGCCTGCACAACAAGGAACAGGCAGAACAATGTGCTGTCCTTACACATTATAAAGGCTATTGTGAGATTAAAAGAGGGGCTCTGGTAGAACTCGAACAGCTGCAACAACTTCTCAGCGACAGGGAATTAATTGTAACAATTAACTAA
- the bcp gene encoding thioredoxin-dependent thiol peroxidase: MTKLTEGNLAPDFSGKNQFGKEISLADFKGKRLVLYFYPKDNTPGCTAEACNLNDNYETFLAKGYEVVGVSPDSQKSHQNFAKKYGLRFNLISDPEKSILENYGVWGEKKMYGKSYMGVLRTTFIINEKGIIEKIIEQVDTKNHTDQILG, translated from the coding sequence ATGACAAAATTAACAGAAGGTAATCTGGCTCCTGATTTTTCAGGCAAGAATCAGTTTGGTAAGGAAATATCACTTGCTGATTTTAAAGGTAAAAGGCTCGTTCTGTATTTTTATCCTAAGGACAATACTCCGGGTTGCACGGCTGAAGCCTGCAACCTGAATGACAATTATGAGACATTTCTGGCAAAGGGATATGAAGTTGTTGGCGTCAGCCCAGACAGCCAAAAGTCGCATCAGAATTTTGCCAAGAAGTATGGCTTACGCTTTAACCTTATTAGTGACCCTGAAAAAAGCATTCTTGAGAATTATGGAGTCTGGGGCGAAAAGAAGATGTATGGCAAGTCTTATATGGGTGTGCTGAGAACCACTTTTATAATTAATGAGAAGGGGATTATTGAGAAGATTATTGAACAGGTTGATACCAAGAATCATACAGATCAGATATTGGGCTGA
- the recA gene encoding recombinase RecA → MSERKEVKESKVSPEKLKALQLTMDKIEKSYGKGAIMRMGDTAYENIPVIPSGSVSLNLALGVGGYPRGRVIEIYGPESSGKTTLAIHAIAEVQKMGGIAAIIDAEHAFDRFYAEKLGVNIEELLISQPDNGEQALEIADQLIRSSAVDLIVIDSVAALTPKAEIEGEMGDNKVGLQARLMSQALRKLTSNISKTNTCCIFINQLREKIGVMFGNPETTTGGNALKFYASIRLDIRKISQLKNGDEVVGSQTRVRVVKNKVAPPFRKAEFDIMYGEGISRTGEIVDMGVELGIIKKSGSWFSYGDTKLGQGREAVKDLLKDNIELAEEVEAKIVEAVKEKIK, encoded by the coding sequence ATGTCTGAACGGAAGGAAGTTAAGGAATCGAAGGTCAGTCCGGAGAAGCTTAAAGCGCTTCAACTGACAATGGATAAAATAGAGAAATCGTACGGTAAAGGAGCGATTATGCGAATGGGCGATACAGCCTATGAGAATATTCCCGTTATACCTTCCGGTTCGGTTTCCCTGAATCTGGCCCTTGGTGTGGGTGGTTATCCACGCGGCAGGGTCATAGAGATATATGGTCCTGAGTCCTCAGGTAAGACCACTCTTGCTATCCATGCCATTGCTGAAGTTCAGAAGATGGGTGGTATTGCAGCCATAATTGACGCTGAGCATGCCTTTGACCGTTTTTATGCTGAGAAACTAGGGGTAAATATCGAGGAACTCCTTATATCACAGCCCGATAATGGTGAGCAGGCACTTGAAATTGCCGACCAGCTTATTCGTTCATCAGCTGTAGATCTGATAGTTATCGACTCTGTTGCAGCTCTTACACCAAAGGCAGAAATAGAAGGTGAAATGGGCGACAACAAGGTAGGTCTTCAGGCTCGCCTTATGTCACAGGCCCTTCGTAAGCTGACCTCAAATATTTCAAAGACCAACACCTGCTGTATCTTTATCAACCAGTTGCGTGAAAAGATTGGTGTTATGTTTGGTAACCCTGAAACCACTACCGGTGGTAACGCGCTTAAATTCTATGCTTCCATCCGTTTAGATATTCGTAAGATTTCCCAGCTCAAGAATGGTGATGAGGTAGTAGGAAGCCAGACCCGCGTTCGTGTTGTAAAGAACAAGGTAGCTCCACCATTCCGTAAGGCTGAGTTTGATATTATGTATGGAGAAGGTATCTCCAGAACAGGCGAGATTGTTGATATGGGAGTTGAGTTGGGCATTATCAAGAAGAGCGGCAGCTGGTTTAGTTATGGTGATACCAAGTTGGGGCAGGGTCGTGAGGCAGTTAAAGATCTGCTGAAGGATAATATAGAACTGGCCGAAGAGGTTGAAGCTAAAATAGTTGAAGCCGTAAAGGAGAAAATTAAGTAA
- a CDS encoding START-like domain-containing protein, producing MAGQKETIELEYILNTTPGLLFNRISTASGLSEWFADEVNIDGKVFVLRWEGSEQRVEQTVRKENKLVRYTWVDDEELEGEWFEFRINVDELTGDVALIVIDNVDVDEKDDLIEIWNRQIDTLKRGLGSI from the coding sequence ATGGCAGGACAAAAGGAAACTATTGAGTTGGAATACATCCTTAATACAACGCCCGGCTTACTTTTCAACAGGATCAGTACCGCATCCGGCCTGAGTGAGTGGTTTGCCGATGAGGTGAACATTGATGGTAAAGTTTTTGTACTGAGGTGGGAGGGTAGCGAGCAAAGGGTTGAGCAGACCGTGCGTAAGGAAAACAAGTTGGTTCGCTATACCTGGGTTGATGATGAGGAACTTGAAGGAGAGTGGTTTGAGTTTAGGATTAACGTCGATGAGTTGACGGGAGATGTTGCCCTGATTGTAATAGATAATGTTGATGTTGATGAGAAGGATGATCTCATTGAGATTTGGAACCGCCAGATTGATACTCTCAAGCGTGGTTTGGGTTCCATATAA
- a CDS encoding LptF/LptG family permease, giving the protein MTFFIAMFILVMQFLWRYVDDLVGKGLEWNVLLELLFYASLQVVPMALPLAILLASLMTFGNLGENYELTALKSAGVSLTRIMMPLIVLTVIISILAYAFSNNVLPVANLKLVSILHGVKETRLELDLKEGVFYPGVDGFSIKVEEKDRETNLLKDVMIYDHRDKQAANSNVTLADSGKLQVSPDKKNLLLTLFNGVRYDERMMPFQVNNGGGGRRQSRESSMHRKDVFGEQIAIIQLQGFDFSKSDENLFKGSDKMKNLNQLTHDLDSIRAGRKVLVTLLDERASHLYFTRMPEMKDERLAIIEKSESFNLDSLYNTLDNDRKIMVVQSALRTARDHKSVIENQLKYIEVEDVSIRRHQMEIHRKFTLSFACLIFFFIGAPLGAIIRKGGLGMPVVISVFFFIIYYIIDTMGGKFAREGVWEVYQGMWLSSVVLLPVGIFLTYKSAHDSTLLNADVYFSYLHKIRDFLAKKGIVK; this is encoded by the coding sequence ATGACATTTTTCATTGCCATGTTCATCCTGGTTATGCAATTCCTTTGGCGCTATGTTGATGACCTTGTGGGCAAAGGGCTTGAATGGAATGTATTGCTGGAGCTGCTTTTTTACGCTTCGCTGCAGGTAGTGCCGATGGCATTGCCTCTTGCGATACTACTTGCCTCACTGATGACATTTGGTAATCTGGGAGAGAACTATGAGCTGACAGCCCTTAAATCAGCCGGAGTCTCGCTTACAAGGATTATGATGCCTCTTATTGTCCTCACTGTCATTATATCTATACTTGCCTATGCATTTTCAAATAATGTACTTCCTGTAGCCAACCTGAAGCTGGTTTCTATTCTGCATGGAGTTAAGGAAACAAGGCTCGAACTCGACCTGAAGGAAGGTGTTTTTTATCCGGGGGTTGATGGCTTTAGCATCAAGGTGGAGGAAAAGGACAGAGAGACAAATCTCCTGAAGGATGTGATGATCTATGACCATCGTGATAAGCAGGCAGCCAACAGCAATGTGACGCTTGCCGACTCAGGCAAGCTTCAGGTTTCACCTGACAAGAAGAACCTGTTGCTGACTCTTTTTAATGGTGTGAGGTATGACGAGCGGATGATGCCATTTCAGGTTAATAACGGTGGTGGAGGAAGACGTCAGAGTCGTGAGTCATCTATGCACAGGAAGGATGTCTTTGGTGAGCAAATCGCAATAATCCAGTTGCAGGGCTTCGACTTTTCAAAGTCAGATGAAAACCTGTTCAAAGGAAGCGACAAGATGAAAAACCTCAATCAGCTTACCCATGACCTGGACTCAATCAGAGCCGGACGTAAGGTGCTCGTGACTTTGTTGGATGAAAGAGCTTCTCACCTCTATTTTACACGTATGCCTGAAATGAAAGATGAAAGGCTGGCTATCATTGAGAAGTCTGAGAGTTTTAATCTTGATTCACTATACAACACCCTTGATAATGATCGTAAGATCATGGTCGTACAATCGGCTCTCCGTACAGCCAGGGATCATAAGAGTGTAATAGAGAATCAGTTGAAATATATAGAAGTTGAGGATGTAAGCATACGTCGTCACCAGATGGAGATACACCGTAAATTTACCTTGTCCTTTGCCTGTCTGATTTTCTTCTTTATTGGAGCTCCACTTGGTGCTATTATAAGGAAAGGAGGACTGGGTATGCCGGTTGTAATCTCTGTGTTCTTCTTTATAATTTACTATATAATTGATACTATGGGCGGTAAATTTGCAAGGGAAGGAGTGTGGGAGGTATATCAGGGGATGTGGCTTTCTTCGGTTGTGCTGCTGCCGGTAGGTATATTCCTGACATACAAGTCGGCCCATGATTCAACCCTTCTGAATGCCGATGTATATTTTTCTTACCTCCACAAGATTAGGGACTTTCTTGCCAAAAAAGGCATTGTTAAATAG
- a CDS encoding bifunctional 3,4-dihydroxy-2-butanone-4-phosphate synthase/GTP cyclohydrolase II: MSLQKEFELNTIEEAIEAIRNGELVIVVDDEDRENEGDFVCAAELITPEKVNFMATYGRGLICAPLTEKRCDELELELMVGRNTSLHGTPFTVSVDLIDDSCSTGISASDRASTLRALADPNTRPESLGRPGHIFPLRAKEKGVLRRSGHTEAAVDLARLAGLYPAGVLVEIMNEDGTMARMPELVRIAEKFGLKIITIRDLIAYRLQRESLIERGVEVHLPTRYGDFRFIPFKQLSNGLEHMALIKGEWEPDEAILVRVHSSCATGDIFGSMRCECGDQLHKAMETIDKEGKGVIVYMNQEGRGIGLMNKIEAYKLQEQGLDTVEANVELGFEADERDYGVGAQILRSLGVKKMRLMTNNPIKRIGLEGYGLQIVENVPIEIKPNPHNLFYMQTKKTRMGHNLHFFKYDKNE, translated from the coding sequence ATGTCATTACAAAAAGAGTTTGAACTTAACACTATAGAAGAGGCCATTGAAGCAATTCGAAACGGGGAACTAGTAATTGTTGTTGATGACGAAGACCGTGAAAACGAAGGGGATTTCGTATGTGCAGCAGAGCTTATCACTCCTGAGAAAGTTAACTTCATGGCTACCTACGGACGTGGACTTATCTGTGCTCCGTTGACTGAAAAAAGATGTGACGAACTGGAACTGGAATTGATGGTGGGAAGGAATACTTCACTTCATGGAACACCCTTTACAGTATCTGTTGACCTGATAGATGATAGTTGTTCAACAGGTATATCTGCATCTGACAGAGCCAGTACCCTAAGGGCTCTGGCAGACCCAAACACCAGGCCTGAATCACTTGGCCGCCCTGGACACATATTCCCACTGAGGGCAAAGGAGAAAGGAGTACTCAGGAGATCCGGTCACACAGAAGCTGCTGTTGACCTGGCACGCCTTGCCGGTTTGTATCCTGCCGGAGTCCTTGTCGAGATAATGAACGAGGATGGCACTATGGCTCGTATGCCTGAGTTGGTTAGAATTGCTGAGAAGTTTGGTCTTAAGATTATCACGATAAGAGACCTTATTGCCTATAGGCTGCAGCGGGAAAGCCTTATTGAGCGTGGAGTAGAAGTTCACCTGCCAACAAGGTATGGGGACTTCAGATTTATTCCTTTTAAGCAGTTGTCTAATGGTCTGGAACATATGGCCCTTATTAAGGGTGAGTGGGAGCCTGATGAAGCTATACTTGTGAGGGTTCATTCAAGCTGTGCCACAGGAGATATCTTCGGATCCATGCGTTGCGAATGTGGTGATCAGTTGCATAAAGCCATGGAGACTATTGACAAGGAAGGCAAGGGGGTAATTGTCTATATGAACCAGGAAGGTCGTGGTATCGGACTAATGAACAAGATAGAGGCATATAAACTTCAGGAACAGGGTCTAGATACTGTTGAAGCCAACGTGGAACTGGGCTTCGAGGCTGACGAGAGAGATTATGGCGTTGGTGCTCAGATATTGAGATCTCTTGGAGTTAAGAAGATGAGACTGATGACCAATAATCCCATAAAACGCATTGGCCTTGAAGGATACGGTCTGCAGATTGTAGAAAATGTACCTATTGAGATTAAACCAAATCCACATAATTTGTTCTATATGCAAACAAAGAAGACAAGGATGGGACACAACCTCCACTTCTTTAAATACGACAAGAACGAATAG
- a CDS encoding dihydroorotate dehydrogenase-like protein, producing MTDLSTYYMGLPVPSPIIAASSTLTSSPVCIAELARNGAGAVVLNSLFEEEIVVELNRRKESLNALNINHPEVLEFYEKLDVDEILNDYLKLIFEAKKSVDIPIIASINCVSPGKWHYFAKYLQEAGADGLELNIFTLPADMETSGQVYEEAALEIIRNTMAELNIPVCVKISPYYSGLGNMISQIDSLGVKGITLFNRFFKPDLNLDEMTIGAGPVYTDPSEYLNTLRWVGLVAGKVECDIYASGGIHDGLTAAKMLAAGAQGVQVASAMYRNGLSCLPEIIKGLSNWMESKGFEGINDFRGMLSHNKINNPAAYMRVQFLKTFAGKAEK from the coding sequence ATGACAGATTTATCGACATATTATATGGGCTTGCCCGTGCCCTCTCCTATAATAGCTGCCAGTAGTACACTGACATCAAGTCCGGTCTGTATTGCTGAATTAGCAAGGAATGGCGCTGGGGCAGTAGTGCTGAATTCGCTTTTTGAGGAGGAGATAGTAGTCGAATTAAATCGCCGGAAAGAAAGCTTAAATGCATTGAATATCAATCATCCAGAGGTGCTTGAGTTTTATGAGAAGCTGGATGTTGATGAGATTTTGAATGATTACTTGAAGCTGATATTTGAAGCCAAAAAGAGTGTTGACATACCCATTATCGCAAGTATCAACTGCGTAAGTCCGGGCAAATGGCACTATTTTGCTAAGTATCTTCAGGAAGCCGGAGCCGATGGACTTGAGTTGAATATTTTCACCCTGCCTGCGGACATGGAGACCAGTGGTCAGGTATATGAAGAAGCAGCGCTTGAAATTATCAGGAATACTATGGCTGAGCTTAATATTCCTGTGTGTGTTAAGATTAGCCCTTACTATTCAGGTCTTGGAAATATGATATCCCAAATTGATTCGCTGGGAGTTAAAGGAATAACGCTTTTCAACCGTTTTTTCAAACCTGACCTCAATTTGGATGAAATGACTATTGGAGCAGGACCTGTTTATACAGATCCTTCCGAGTATCTTAACACCCTGAGATGGGTAGGACTGGTAGCAGGCAAGGTAGAATGTGATATCTATGCTTCAGGCGGTATACATGACGGCCTTACTGCTGCAAAGATGCTTGCAGCTGGGGCCCAGGGAGTGCAGGTAGCCTCCGCTATGTACAGAAACGGACTCTCGTGCTTGCCAGAGATTATCAAGGGATTGAGCAATTGGATGGAGAGCAAGGGTTTTGAAGGAATAAATGACTTCAGGGGTATGCTCAGCCATAACAAAATAAATAATCCAGCCGCTTATATGCGCGTACAGTTTTTGAAAACCTTTGCTGGAAAAGCGGAAAAGTGA
- the dnaK gene encoding molecular chaperone DnaK has translation MGKIIGIDLGTTNSCVAVMEGNEAVVIPNSEGKRTTPSIVAFVENGERKVGDPAKRQAITNPKKTVYSIKRFMGTMYNDIPGEVQRVPYEVVRGDNNTPRVKIDDRLYSPQEISAMVLQKMKKTAEDYLGQEVTEAVITVPAYFNDAQRQATKEAGEIAGLKVSRIINEPTAASLAYGLDKKDRDMKIAVFDLGGGTFDISILELGDGVFEVKSTNGDTHLGGDDFDDVIINWLAEEFKKEEGIDLRKDAMALQRLKDAAEKAKIELSSSTTTEINLPYIMPVDGVPKHLVKTLTRAQFEQLSDQLIRRAIEPCKAALKDAGLTASDIDEVILVGGSTRIPAIQKIVEDFFGKKPSKGVNPDEVVALGAAIQGGVLSGDVKDVLLLDVTPLSLGIETMGGVMTKLIEANTTIPTKKSETFTTAADNQPSVEIHVLQGERPLARDNKTIGRFHLDGIPPAPRGVPQIEVTFDIDANGILNVKAKDKATGKEQSIRIEASSGLTDDEIKKMKEEAAANAEADRLAKERIEKLNTADSLIFQTEKQLKEFGDKIPADKKAPIEAALQKLKDAHKSEDLAGIDAATSELNAVFQAASQDMYNASQASGGAQPGGSAHNTDGAGNSQGGDDVTDVDFEEVK, from the coding sequence ATGGGAAAAATTATCGGAATAGACCTGGGTACTACCAACTCTTGTGTTGCTGTAATGGAAGGCAACGAAGCTGTTGTGATCCCCAATAGTGAAGGAAAGAGGACCACTCCTTCCATTGTTGCGTTTGTGGAGAATGGAGAGAGAAAGGTGGGTGACCCTGCAAAACGTCAGGCGATTACAAATCCAAAAAAGACAGTATACTCCATCAAGCGTTTCATGGGAACCATGTACAACGATATACCTGGTGAGGTACAGCGTGTTCCTTATGAAGTTGTAAGAGGCGATAACAATACACCTAGGGTAAAGATAGACGATCGTTTATATTCACCACAGGAAATTTCGGCAATGGTACTTCAAAAGATGAAGAAAACTGCCGAAGATTATCTTGGTCAGGAAGTTACAGAAGCTGTTATCACAGTTCCGGCATATTTCAACGATGCACAGCGTCAAGCTACCAAGGAAGCTGGTGAAATTGCTGGTCTTAAGGTATCCCGTATTATCAATGAGCCTACTGCCGCATCATTAGCCTATGGTCTTGATAAGAAGGACAGGGATATGAAGATTGCTGTCTTCGACCTTGGAGGTGGTACCTTTGATATTTCAATCCTCGAACTAGGCGATGGTGTATTTGAAGTTAAGTCAACCAATGGAGATACTCACCTTGGCGGTGATGACTTCGATGATGTAATTATCAACTGGTTGGCAGAGGAGTTCAAGAAAGAAGAAGGTATTGACCTGCGTAAGGATGCTATGGCGCTGCAGCGTCTGAAAGATGCTGCTGAAAAGGCTAAGATTGAGCTTTCAAGCTCTACTACTACAGAAATCAACCTGCCATATATAATGCCGGTTGACGGAGTACCCAAGCACCTTGTTAAGACGCTGACACGTGCTCAATTTGAACAGCTTTCAGATCAACTTATCCGTCGTGCTATTGAGCCGTGTAAGGCTGCACTTAAGGATGCCGGTCTGACAGCATCTGACATTGATGAGGTAATCCTTGTCGGTGGTTCAACCCGTATACCTGCAATACAAAAGATTGTTGAGGATTTCTTTGGCAAGAAGCCATCAAAGGGTGTTAACCCTGATGAGGTTGTTGCTCTCGGAGCTGCAATTCAGGGTGGTGTGTTGTCAGGAGATGTTAAGGATGTGTTGCTTCTCGACGTTACTCCGCTTTCACTGGGTATCGAAACCATGGGTGGTGTGATGACAAAGCTAATTGAAGCCAACACTACCATACCGACCAAGAAGTCGGAGACCTTTACAACTGCAGCAGACAATCAACCTTCAGTTGAAATCCATGTGCTTCAGGGAGAACGTCCTCTTGCCAGAGACAATAAAACTATCGGCCGCTTCCACCTTGACGGTATTCCACCGGCACCTCGTGGTGTACCACAAATTGAAGTGACCTTTGATATAGATGCCAATGGTATCTTGAATGTAAAGGCTAAGGATAAGGCAACTGGTAAGGAGCAAAGCATCAGAATCGAGGCCTCTTCTGGTCTTACAGATGATGAAATCAAGAAGATGAAGGAAGAAGCTGCAGCCAATGCTGAAGCTGACAGGTTGGCAAAGGAACGCATCGAAAAACTGAATACAGCTGACAGTTTGATCTTCCAGACAGAAAAGCAGCTTAAGGAGTTTGGCGATAAGATTCCTGCCGACAAAAAGGCTCCGATTGAAGCAGCCCTTCAAAAGCTGAAAGATGCTCACAAGAGCGAAGACCTTGCCGGCATTGATGCTGCTACCAGCGAACTCAATGCTGTGTTCCAGGCTGCATCACAGGATATGTACAATGCAAGCCAGGCAAGCGGTGGTGCACAACCCGGTGGCTCAGCACATAATACCGATGGTGCTGGCAACAGCCAGGGCGGTGATGACGTTACCGACGTTGACTTCGAAGAAGTAAAGTAA
- a CDS encoding toxin-antitoxin system YwqK family antitoxin, whose amino-acid sequence MKIVRIIAAVLLALGAFTVYSQNTVTPVEEINMVDAEGLKQGKWERIYPNGKLMYKATFKDDKPVGEMIRYHSNGKMMARIVYDDAGVNGQGELYDENGRKVAEGRYIGNNKEGEWLFYNSKGVLISRENYKDNLKDGESYTYYENGKPALLTTWKDGVQQGPETQWYPSGATRVTTSFTNGKLHGPYTVYFENGNREIYGMYNMDQLDGTWFFFTALGQLDYKLTFENGVPKEQDILELRENERFSEFEKNRGRLKDPEHFKDDPDSYMMVR is encoded by the coding sequence ATGAAGATAGTTAGAATTATTGCTGCGGTATTGTTGGCTCTTGGAGCATTCACTGTTTATTCCCAGAATACTGTGACTCCTGTGGAGGAAATAAACATGGTGGATGCAGAGGGTCTGAAGCAGGGTAAGTGGGAGAGAATCTATCCCAACGGGAAGCTGATGTATAAGGCTACCTTCAAGGATGACAAACCTGTTGGTGAGATGATCAGATATCATTCCAACGGTAAGATGATGGCAAGGATAGTATATGACGATGCTGGTGTAAACGGACAAGGTGAGCTCTATGATGAGAATGGCAGAAAGGTAGCTGAGGGTAGGTATATTGGCAATAACAAGGAAGGGGAGTGGCTGTTTTACAATAGTAAAGGTGTCCTTATTTCCCGTGAGAATTACAAGGACAATCTGAAGGATGGTGAATCCTATACATATTATGAGAATGGTAAACCGGCACTTCTGACTACATGGAAGGACGGTGTTCAGCAAGGCCCCGAGACTCAGTGGTATCCATCGGGAGCAACGAGAGTTACTACATCTTTCACGAATGGTAAGTTGCATGGTCCCTATACAGTGTATTTTGAGAATGGTAACCGTGAGATATATGGTATGTACAATATGGATCAGCTTGATGGTACCTGGTTTTTCTTCACAGCATTGGGACAGCTGGATTACAAGCTGACATTTGAGAATGGAGTACCCAAGGAACAAGATATACTTGAGCTCAGAGAGAACGAGCGTTTTAGTGAGTTTGAGAAGAACCGGGGTAGGTTAAAAGACCCTGAACACTTTAAAGATGATCCTGATTCCTATATGATGGTCCGATAA